The following proteins are encoded in a genomic region of Brachypodium distachyon strain Bd21 chromosome 1, Brachypodium_distachyon_v3.0, whole genome shotgun sequence:
- the LOC100829964 gene encoding uncharacterized protein LOC100829964 isoform X1, producing MDPPPPYDHHHHRRHGGGGHHYVDQQHHHFAGGSSISGGATVRSRHEYGSYEPLPPAPYGHLHHHHHHHHNPPRHQQHQQQLPPPPPLPPPPSQQPHRYDGPSYAPPLPAPPPEPYSTPPPPPPPPQYSTPPPPPPTYHSPAPHHHYHHAHQRHGDEEIRRAAGHHHHHNPQHQHHHHHQQQQLQWEEAEDDRRRYAPTHQLRMSPPGPRKRQRCALHDGGGGDVESTSSSGPPPSRYLRQQPHPNYAPQVDSFVDRSPAHLGYSHESYSTHSDGRKVQMPLQTTLSGSPRATIVAHPRRTPQKVAPRRLSVWQRIEESPAASTRQLPKDTHISPRKSNNTGSASKELASVISVDCKAKSAGSNDGNSSKGVKKDAGKKIGKVLASVLVKPSPESKEKREAVKKISEKHDNVQKSVAGSTSKDLGLAAQPVTGVKKVKKIVIKKIVRKIGGKDQQISSSIVSGNRNSIDNANTCEKEEGEIIMSSAEKDIVSVHNSVSTSDTDGAGNGAAVQTDENNNVTNPRKRKIASTIESVAVSNPAGVSVSEHPGNEDDRRSMGPADYNAASAGNTRRTEHPGKDDRSSMDSAARNSAFLFKNDNYQEEEEEGEILSLSGEMNVAVASNPVGTSDQCKDSSMGESKVCKGVSEKNNTCMDGVIVNHDTPEVCGSKDTRREGNGILIGTNKEDVLRVSNFIAGPSTTEVTNCEREGAQKNEDMILTGSVGKSVPCLDETLGTPGAIEVDASQDAREEEGNMLTHPCQKGFVYVNSRGTLHTTEFSASENIQDKEGRMPMVSSEGNVSVTHHVKVSYTRELSLNKDTRKKESQFPIDSCQTSTLEIMHHLEAPSTTEAIMSKIVGEEVGMSPTGSNDRHPGTSNSTSTLEFNLADRTKDSHMEDLDDETALNETDAPRQVEGRDFFNLPSSRNIGSTNVPSLNDDPMEDSTSDIILNNGVERGATTQVAELINLHRGHLSPEIDFVLAHSCESSSVSGNSEQSVPTALTLGSNFYFSTTESEGQPEENHELLNGQQGLDVATVTEFDSLVTRKVVADDDLMGAGVQNWLTLPPTVNNIAIAGKLLANDATVTKDRIGLDQSVDDATLVSQDHDITQDMYHCGSMDAFSSQVNSIRLSGSDMPQSDPLTPKVISEDVDNDDGIVLSGLHSVSSINVLDQSGHTMVDVPTVNPIDTALGALESTDVMDAELVSPQVSVEPDHTYDSNTEGPVVDSSTNQDSLSSWIGSIVSEAKKDHQPCKSTLPSISFPDKILASEEDSRRAVLDSVAKSVVKSPQTNVTSSLPPKVVPKQVNIPSLSREPPRSSQNARHKTWHRGDMASSASSHGSQPSGLPPKQPPRRNGKIQNSYIRKGNALIRNPATGSVPASSSNPDTQNKLNKPVMRRSMNFVRKVDSNDSMARSNFSVERPKTPPLPLHAKFINPTMNLPEQSPQTLHKQHSPETEKEESVGKLYSGVDFPSIKSAQKSEPSDTSKVVYVRPKSNQLVAAQRQDADDSINSAMDKVLSLQPHTSSDFYLKNRKNQIILSSSSLDGQSTKEITTAKNSNSGENKGVHIASSNNSITVFKDIPRKALQTTNNMGSFSHVWTLNGQQPQRKVSVATGYMKASRRILPWKRKIYYKNFRSSHPQNVSSLRLVRRLLQAKKRDMVYTVSTDGFTIRKSPVLSVGGSSLKWSRSLEKRSQKVNEEATRAVSDVQRMRREKWKQLTERSDQYSVSVDGNKLMNNNQASSDLRRSSTCNEYVRVSKGNQLVRNPKKVIRMLANEKVRWSLHTVRSRRLPKKPQYCQFFTRFGECKKPEGQCRYIHDRAKVTICTKFLKGLCSDTSCKLTHQVLPERMQDCSYFLRGLCTNTACPYRHVKVNSNAPACEDFLKGYCADGDECRRKHTYVCPVFEATGECAQQSSCKLHHPKKLIKSKRSRPDTPQNSSWGRYFDTNIGHDRETRKASSDQDHVQKLQHVFSGGDFVDFIRLDSDGVAEDGASDGVQLMELDSEDLNAQADSIDALIKPLRIMRTARV from the exons ATGGATCCGCCCCCGCCCtacgaccaccaccaccatcgccgccACGGCGGTGGTGGCCACCACTACGTcgaccagcagcaccaccactTCGCGGGGGGAAGCAGcatcagcggcggcgcgaccGTGCGGTCCAGGCACGAGTACGGCTCCTACGAGCccctcccgccggcgccgtacggccatctccaccaccaccaccaccaccaccataaCCCTCCACGgcatcagcagcaccagcagcagttgcccccgcctcctccgctcccgccgccgccgtcgcagcAGCCGCACCGCTACGACGGGCCCAGCtacgcgccgccgctccccgcgcctcctcccgaGCCCTACTCcacgcctcctcccccgccgccgccgccgcagtactccacgcctcctcctccgccgccaacGTACCACAGCCCCGCTCCCCACCACCACTACCACCACGCCCACCAGCGGCACGGCGACGAGGAGATCCGCCGCGCTGCgggtcaccaccaccaccacaacccacagcaccagcatcaccaccatcaccagcagcagcagctccagtGGGAGGAGGCTGAGGACGACAGGCGCAGATATGCCCCCACCCACCAGCTCCGGATGTCGCCGCCCGGCCCGCGGAAGAGGCAGCGGTGCGCCTTACATGATGGGGGCGGTGGTGACGTCGAGAGCACCTCAAGCTCTGGCCCGCCCCCTTCCCGGTATCTCAGGCAGCAGCCCCATCCCAACTATGCACCACAGGTTGACAGTTTTGTAGATAGGTCCCCCGCGCATCTGGGTTACAGCCACGAGAGCTACTCGACCCACAGCGACGGCAGGAAGGTACAGATGCCTTTGCAGACGACACTATCTGGCTCTCCACGTGCCACAATTGTGGCGCACCCGAGGCGCACCCCGCAGAAGGTCGCCCCTAGGAGACTTTCTGTGTGGCAGCGGATAGAGGAGAGCCCTGCTGCTTCTACGCGGCAGCTGCCAAAGGACACACATATTTCGCCACGCAAGTCAAACAATACTGGGTCTGCTTCGAAGGAATTGGCCAGCGTGATTTCTGTGGACTGTAAGGCGAAGAGTGCTGGTAGCAACGATGGTAATAGCAGTAAAGGAGTGAAGAAGGATGCTGGAAAGAAGATTGGGAAGGTGTTGGCCTCTGTTCTTGTGAAGCCTTCACCAGAGTccaaggaaaaaagagaggctgTTAAAAAGATCTCTGAGAAGCATGATAATGTTCAGAAGAGTGTGGCAGGTTCGACTAGCAAAGATTTGGGCCTGGCTGCTCAGCCTGTGACTGGCGTGAAGAAAGTGAAGAAGATAGTTATCAAAAAGATCGTTAGGAAGATTGGAGGCAAAGATCAACAAATTAGTAGCTCAATCGTCTCAGGAAATAGGAATAGTATTGATAATGCAAACACTTGCGAGAAAGAAGAGGGTGAGATCATAATGTCATCGGCTGAAAAGGATATTGTCTCTGTTCACAATTCGGTTAGCACCAGTGATACAGATGGAGCTGGCAATGGTGCGGCTGTCCAAACGgatgaaaataataatgtgACAAATCCACGTAAAAGGAAAATTGCTTCAACTATCGAGTCCGTTGCAGTTTCTAATCCAGCAGGTGTTAGTGTGAGTGAGCATCCTGGAAATGAAGACGACAGAAGGTCCATGGGACCAGCTGATTATAATGCTGCTTCGGCTGGTAATACACGTAGGACTGAACATCCTGGGAAAGATGATAGGAGCTCCATGGATTCGGCTGCTAGGAATTCAGCCTTTTTGTTTAAGAATGATAATtatcaggaggaggaggaggagggtgaAATCTTGTCTCTTTCTGGTGAAATGAATGTTGCAGTTGCTAGTAATCCCGTGGGAACATCTGATCAGTGTAAAGATTCTAGCATGGGAGAGAGCAAAGTCTGTAAGGGTGTGAGTGAGAAAAACAATACATGCATGGATGGTGTTATAGTAAATCATGACACGCCAGAAGTTTGTGGAAGCAAGGATACCAGGAGGGAAGGCAACGGCATCTTGATTGGAACAAATAAAGAGGATGTTCTCCGTGTAAGCAATTTCATTGCAGGACCTAGTACAACAGAGGTTACTAACTGTGAGAGAGAGGGTGCTCAGAAAAATGAGGATATGATTCTGACTGGATCAGTTGGAAAGAGTGTTCCTTGTTTAGATGAGACTCTGGGAACTCCTGGGGCAATAGAAGTCGATGCGAGTCAGGATGCTCGTGAGGAAGAAGGTAACATGCTGACTCATCCATGTCAAAAGGGTTTTGTGTATGTTAACTCTAGGGGAACTCTTCATACTACTGAATTCAGCGCCAGTGAGAATATCCAGGATAAAGAAGGTAGAATGCCCATGGTATCAAGTGAAGGTAATGTTTCTGTGACACATCATGTGAAGGTTTCTTATACAAGGGAACTTAGTTTGAATAAGGATACAAGGAAGAAAGAGAGTCAATTCCCCATTGACTCGTGTCAAACTAGCACTTTAGAAATAATGCACCACTTGGAAGCTCCTAGTACAACAGAAGCTATTATGAGCAAGATTGTTGGGGAGGAAGTGGGTATGAGCCCCACAGGGTCAAATGATAGACATCCTGGCACTAGTAACTCTACGAGTACTCTAGAATTCAATTTAGCTGACAGAACCAAGGATAGCCACATGGAAGATCTCGATGACGAAACTGCTTTAAATGAAACAGATGCTCCCCGGCAAGTTGAGGGTAGAGATTTCTTTAATCTGCCATCTTCCAGAAATATTGGAAGCACAAATGTGCCATCATTGAATGACGATCCTATGGAGGATTCAACCAGTGATATTATTTTGAATAATGGTGTAGAAAGGGGCGCTACAACTCAGGTTGCAGAACTGATAAATCTTCATAGAGGCCATCTGTCTCCTGAGATTGATTTTGTCTTGGCACATTCCTGCGAATCTTCATCTGTCTCTGGTAACAGCGAGCAGTCCGTTCCTACAGCTTTGACACTTGGCAGTAATTTCTATTTCAGTACCACAGAAAGTGAGGGACAGCCTGAGGAAAACCATGAGCTGTTGAATGGTCAACAAGGATTAGATGTTGCCACAGTGACAGAATTTGACAGTCTTGTAACACGAAAAGTTGTAGCTGATGACGACTTAATGGGTGCAGGCGTTCAAAACTGGCTGACTTTACCACCGACAGTAAACAACATTGCAATAGCTGGGAAACTTCTGGCTAATGATGCTACTGTTACAAAGGATAGGATAGGTTTAGATCAGAGCGTGGATGACGCCACCCTCGTTAGTCAGGATCATGATATTACACAAGATATGTACCATTGTGGAAGTATGGATGCTTTCTCTAGTCAGGTTAACAGCATTAGGCTATCTGGCAGCGATATGCCTCAGTCAGACCCATTGACACCCAAAGTGATCAGTGAGGATGTTGATAATGATGATGGGATAGTACTCTCGGGTTTGCACTCTGTTAGTTCAATAAATGTTTTAGATCAATCTGGTCATACAATGGTGGATGTCCCTACTGTTAATCCTATTGACACTGCTCTCGGAGCTTTAGAATCTACTGATGTGATGGATGCAGAACTAGTTTCTCCTCAGGTATCTGTTGAGCCAGATCATACCTATGACAGTAATACTGAGGGTCCTGTCGTTGACTCAAGCACAAATCAGGATTCATTATCTTCTTGGATTGGATCCATTGTTTCAGAAGCTAAAAAGGACCATCAACCATGCAAATCTACTCTACCTTCTATTAGTTTTCCTGACAAGATACTTGCATCAGAGGAGGATAGCAGGAGAGCAGTATTGGACTCAGTTGCAAAATCTGTTGTAAAATCTCCTCAGACAAATGTTACAAGCTCTTTGCCTCCCAAGGTAGTACCTAAACAGGTGAATATACCCAGCTTATCCCGAGAGCCTCCTCGCTCAAGTCAAAATGCAAGGCACAAGACATGGCATCGTGGTGACATGGCATCTTCTGCGTCTTCGCATGGTTCACAGCCTTCAGGATTACCCCCTAAACAACCACCGAGGAGGAATggaaaaattcaaaactcTTACATACGCAAGGGTAACGCCCTTATTAGGAATCCAGCAACGGGAAGTGTTCCTGCTTCCTCTTCTAATCCAGATACTCAGAATAAGTTGAATAAGCCTGTGATGAGGAGAAGCATGAACTTTGTCAGGAAAGTTGATTCAAATGATTCCATGGCACGTTCTAACTTTTCAGTTGAAAGACCAAAGACTCCTCCTTTACCACTTCACGCCAAATTCATCAATCCTACCATGAACCTTCCAGAGCAGTCACCTCAAACTTTGCACAAGCAGCACAGTCCTGAAACCGAAAAAGAAGAGTCTGTTGGTAAGTTATACTCAGGTGTTGATTTCCCAAGCATCAAAAGTGCACAAAAATCTGAACCCTCAGATACTAGTAAAGTGGTTTATGTTAGACCCAAATCAAATCAACTGGTTGCTGCTCAAAGGCAGGACGCTGATGACTCGATTAACAGTGCCATGGATAAGGTTCTATCACTGCAGCCACACACAAGCTCTGATTTCTATTTGAAGAATAGGAAAAATCAGATTATTTTGAGTTCCTCTTCCCTTGATGGTCAAAGCACAAAAGAAATAACAACTGCTAAGAACTCAAATTCAGGTGAGAACAAAGGTGTACATATTGCATCCTCCAACAATAGTATCACTGTGTTCAAGGACATACCACGTAAAG CTCTTCAGACAACAAATAATATGGGGAGTTTCTCTCATGTGTGGACACTCAACGGGCAACAACCGCAGAGGAAAGTGTCCGTGGCAACTGGTTATATGAAGGCATCCCGACGTATACTTccatggaaaagaaaaatatactacAAGAATTTTAGAAGCAGTCACCCTCAGAATGTGAGCTCCTTGCGGCTAGTCAG AAGATTATTGCAAGCAAAGAAGAGAGATATGGTTTATACCGTCTCAACTGATGGATTCACTATACGGAAATCTCCCGTATTAAGTGTTGGTGGATCAAGTTTGAAATGGTCACGATCCCTTGAGAAGCGTTCTCAAAAGGTTAATGAG GAAGCTACACGTGCAGTTTCTGACGTTCAAAGAATGAGGAGAGAAAAGTGGAAGCAGCTTACTGAAAGAAGTG ATCAATATTCTGTATCTGTCGACGGCAATAAATTAATGAACAACAATCAAGCATCTTCAGATTTGAGGAGGTCTTCAACTTGCAACGA ATATGTGCGTGTTAGCAAAGGTAACCAACTGGTTAGGAACCCAAAGAAAGTGATCCGCATGCTAGCAAATGAGAAAGTTCGATGGAGTTTGCACACTGTTAGATCACGACGCCTGCCAAAGAAACCACAGTACTGTCAATTCTTCACTCGGTTTGGCGAGTGTAAGAAACCTGAAGGCCAGTGTCGTTATATTCATGACCGTGCTAAAGTTACTATTTGCACCAAATTTCTTAAAGGTCTGTGTTCTGATACTAGCTGCAAACTGACTCACCAG GTCCTTCCAGAACGAATGCAAGATTGTTCATATTTTCTGAGAG GTCTCTGCACCAACACAGCTTGTCCCTATAGGCATGTGAAAGTGAATTCTAATGCTCCTGCTTGTGAAGACTTCTTAAAGGGATATTGTGCAGATGGTGATGAG TGTCGTAGAAAGCACACCTATGTATGCCCGGTCTTTGAGGCGACAGGAGAGTGCGCACAACAATCTAGTTGCAAACTTCATCATCCAAAGAAGCTAATCAAATCCAAGAGAAGCAGACCAGACACCCCCCAAAACAGTAGTTGGGGACGATATTTTGACACCAACATTGGACATGACCGTGAGACAAGGAAAGCTTCGTCAGACCAAGACCACGTGCAGAAACTGCAGCATGTTTTCTCTGGTGGGGACTTTGTTGACTTCATCAGACTTGACTCTGACGGTGTGGCAGAGGATGGTGCATCAGACGGTGTGCAGCTGATGGAACTGGACTCGGAGGATCTCAATGCGCAGGCTGATAGTATTGATGCGCTAATCAAGCCTCTTCGGATCATGAGAACAGCAAGAGTGTGA